Genomic DNA from Diorhabda carinulata isolate Delta chromosome 10, icDioCari1.1, whole genome shotgun sequence:
GGATTGAAGAAATCCGTCGATGAAACCAAATCTTCAGTaagtaattaatatattttattaatttattctacTAATTGCATTTTTAGTATGTATTAGCTGAAtctgaattgaaaatatatgtgaGTAgcgaagaaaatgaaaaagacaaattggaaaatttaataaaagaatatgAAACATCCCAAGCAACCATCGAAGAAAGAACAAAACAAATtggtttattaaaaaagaaaataccagCTACAGAAAAATCTCTCAACGATGCTTCCTCAGAATTGAATGTTTTAAGATACCAAGAATCTCAATTAATCTCTAACATAAGAAGTAACAGGGCTCAAGTTGAGGAAAAGAGAAGTTCAATGCAAGCTTCTAAATCCAGAGGAAAAGTTTTGGACAGTTTAATGGCACAAAAACGTGATGGAAATTGCCCTGGATTGTATGGAAGATTGGtaagttataaattatatcagaactataatctataatttgaaattattcattatttaggGAGATTTGGGAGCTATAGATCAAAAATATGATGTTGCCATATCGACAGCTTGTGGACCACTAGATAATATCGTCGTTGATAATGTTGGAACTGCACAGTGGTGcatagaatttttaaaaaagtacgACTTAGGTAGAGCGACTTTCATAGCTTTGGACAAACAAGAGCATTTGAGACAGTACACAACAAGTAAAATCAAAACGTaagtaaaaataacaaatgaacTACTCATTTTGAGACCCTCTACAAGAATTGAAATGTTAGTAATAATTATAGAGTAGAATTGAACTACTAATTTGAAACTGTATTATAATAAGGACaattaaaatgtgaataatAATTCTACAGTATGAATGAACTACTAATTTGAGACTTTATACAACCAAAAACAGTTAAAACGTGATTAATAATCAGAAAGTACAAATGAACTaccaatttgataatttatacaACAAGCATTTTGGAAATatgcataataattatataGTACAAATGCACTACTCTTGTTTAATAGGTGTTTACATATATTTCCAttgtacatttgaactactacacaCTTCTTTACTCGCCTTTACTCTTTTTattatcaaacaatattttcgttatgtaactatggaaaatataattttttgctgAATTTAGTGGATATTTAGAagtcaaaatgtttttgaaattttttttttagaccTGAAAATGTACATCGTCTTTACGATCTTATACAAGTGCAAGATGAAGACGTCAGAACAGCTTTCTATTATGCTTTACGTGACACTTTGGTAGCAGATGATTTAGAACAAGCCACTAGAATAGCTTACGGCCAACAGCGCTTTAGGGTTGTTACTCTGAAAGGAGATCTCATTGAAATGACAGGTACAATGAGCGGTGGTGGTAAACAAGTAAGTAGAGGACGGATGGGGCAATCAGTTCGGGTATCCAATGTAAATCCAAGGGAAATACAGAGTTTGGAAGAAGACTTAgaacaaatggaacaaaaagtGAGAGAACTGAGGCAGAAACAAGCTTCACTCGAAAGTCAAATCAACACGTTACAACCTGAGTTGAGGCAAATGAAATATGATTTAGAGAAATTTTCAATGGAATTAAAGGTATAGTATATCTAAagtcaatttaaataattatttttaatttgtgtaGGGGTTGCAACAACAACAACCGATATTggagaaacaaataaaagagcaaaaaactaaatccaaaatgacGAAAGCAAATCCAGCTCAAGTGAGAAAGTTAACGAAAGTAATGGAAgagaaaaaagaattgtatGACGCAGCCGCCGAAAGGGCGGGTGTAATTCAAAGCCAAGTCGATAAAATCAACGccgaaatcgaagaaaaaacttcaggaaaaatgaaattagttgATAAGAATCTTAACGAGGCCATTAAAGTCATAGATAAATGTAAAGCTGAGATTACCAGATTAATGGTAGCTGTAACAACCTCTGAAAGGTATGTTTATacatattaacataaaattggggtgaaatttttttttgtttttattaaaaattagaaataccAAGAAATCCCagcaaaaaatcaaaactatgGAAGAAGATATCGTGAATatggaaaatagacttagacaAATGAAAACGGAAAGAACAGAAATAGAGGAAGACGCTGCAAAATTGCTAGAGTGTATTAAAGAAATTACCACACAACTAGCGGAAGGAGAAGAATCATTTGCAGGTACATTATTTTACAGCCCTAACCTACTAACTTCAATTCTATCAGAAATAATTCTAATGAtgacaatatttttctaaacaataatcagtttttcaaaaactaaaccTTTTCAAGCTAGTACTTCAAATCTTCAtgctaatttttgaaaaattatgatcaaatttctattttccatTACATATCTAAAGAAAGAAGTGGCTAATTTAGTCAAACAAGGCAACAAACTGTTCTGTAGACATAaatgcatatatttttgtttttttatcctCCATTgaccaatattttcaaaaactgaacCTTCTCAAGCTAGTACTTCAAATCTTGATgcttgtttttgaaaaattatgatcaaatttcaattttccattaCAGACCTAAAGAAAGAAGTGgctaatttaattaaacaagaaaataaattgaagtcTGAGAAAGTAGATATTGACCAAAAGCTAAAAACAGTAAATGGTAAAATAAATGAGTGTAAAAGTGCCATACATCAACTGGAAGTCAAGGTAAAACTTgatatttatacatttcttcCACAAAgtcattttatttaatgtcTTTTGTTGTAGATATCTCATTTGAAACTTCAAGACATTCCCAACGAATCAACTGTTGATCTTGAGAAATATACTCATGAAGAATTGTTGGAGAAAGACGCAAAAGAAGTAGAAAAGGAATTGGAAGCTGCGGAAACACACTTGAGAGTAGCAAAACCAAATCTCAATGCAATTGAAGTAAGTTTTTATGTGTATCTGTGACTAGGTAAatcaaactacaaaatttttgaaaaaaaaaatcgacatGCCTCTTGTACTTTGTTATTTCGTTTATCCTACCATTTTCTTATTCTAGTCTGTATTAACTTTGTATTTAGTGAGTAATAATTATAGagtacaaatgaactactacTTTGTTATCtcatttatttctctattttcttcttctagtATATATTAACTTTGTATTTGAACCGAAAAGGCAGTATTAAATATGATTTATGAGAGATTAAAGTTGAAATTCTTTCTTATTTTCACTTTTAGTCgaaacttttcgaaaaaaatatccTCTTGTACTTTGTCATTTCATTTATTCCACCATTTTCTTATTCTAATCTGTATTAACATTGTATTTAGTGAGTAATAATTATAGagtacaaatgaactactacTTTGTTATCTCATTTATTCTTCCATCTTCTTCTTCtagtatatattttaaatttgtatttagttCCAACAGGCACTTAATTTCTtcagaaatgaataaatacatCAACTAATCTTCAAATAACACGTGTTTGAGTAagaaattgtttcaataatCATTTCTAAAACCTACTTAAgtgtaaaatgaataatattataaaaccTCATGTACATAATTgttgcttttttattaaataatttaggaATACAGAAATAAACAAATGGTGTATATTGAACGATCAAAAGAATTAGAAGAAATCAGTATGAAGCGAATGGAAATGAGAAAactatttgataatttgaaaagtaGACGTCGCGAAGAATTCATAATCGGTTACAAcatcatcaaattaaaattgaaggAGATGTACCAGATGATTACATTAGGGGGAGATGCCGATTTCGAATTGGTCGATACTTATGATCCTTTCTCCGAAGGTATACAATTCAagtaagtatttaaaaatgtcatttttataatttttttttctaaatttcaattattcatcaGCGTGAGACCGCCTAAGAAATCGTGgaagaaaatttcgaatttatctGGTGGTGAAAAGACTCTATCATCTCTGGCACTTGTATTCGCTTTGCATTACTACAAACCTTCTCCGTTGTACGTCATGGACGAAATTGATGCGGCGTtggattttaaaaatgtctctATAGTTGGAAACTACATCaaagtaaacaattttaattaattcaattatatttatctaCTGATGTTAATATTTCAGCAAAGAACCAAGAACgctcaatttattataatatccCTTCGATCTAATATGTTCGAATTGTGTGACAACCTTGTAGGAATTTATAAAACTTTCGATTGCACCAAATCAATAACAATCGATCCCAGAATACATGATCACAGAGAAGTACCCAGCGATAAGATATTGGTCATGTCAGAGGACAAACAAACTACTGATTTCTTTAACAAAGAACAAGgtaattacttgaaaaaaaattttagaattataaatctattgtatatataattatatattatagaaattacAGACGAAAATGgaggaaatgttgaaaacatTCCAGTGGAAGATTCTGATATGTCCGAAGATGGACCAAGTACTTCaaaagaaattgattaaaaattttatatttttattacagaaatagctctaatatttaaaaaatattgttaataattaaataggaagtgaattaaaattttttcaaacaaaacacAATATTATTACAAACCTTTAAAACCAACACAATATGCAAGTTTTTCTGCACTCCAATTTAACCACTTACAGGGTACATTGTGCCTCTTATTAAAACTATATTCATCACGGTTCCAAAGGAAGATACATGCTTATTCCCAtaagtttcccattgaaaatattttctgtaatgaCAAAGTTGACcgaaattttcttttctgtCCTACAGAACCTACTTTCTTCATTTTCAGCTCAATATAGGTGATTCCTGAGATGGTAATGTCCTGTAATTAACTCAATGAGAATATGTAAGTAACCATATATTTCTGTAATCTTGTTGTCCACggttatttattgatatttaactAACAATCACCATGTTTCAATAATTCAGAAAGCTATAACATTACTTTTTACATCCCCAATTCCCTACTTTCTCTTCTCATAGTTAAATCTTTCATTCCTCTTTGTGTTTATCCTCTAATTCAGTTGGTTACTACTTCCTTTAGGGTATATACTCTACCAGAGCTGTATTTATCACTGGATAAGCTACAGCTTTACCTCCAGTTCCAATACACTCATATCTGGAATGGTATCAATGAGAATAAATTCACATTTCCATAAGTTAAGAGTGTAAACTATTTTTTGGAATGTAAAAGTACCAGAGTTCCTTTTACCTTCCTACAAAACCTGCTTCCGTCATTTCCAGCTCAATCTACTCTTATTAAGTGTTTCCTAAAGTGGTAGTACCCTAAAATAAACCCAATGGGGCAGTGTACCTTATTTTAAGCAGATATTTCTGGAATCTTGTTGCCCAatgttttttatagatatttaacTAACAAGCACCATTTTCTTATAAGCTATAACATTACGTTTTACAGCCCCAATTTACTACTTCACCTCCTCCTAGTTCAATCTTTCTTTCCTCTTTGTGTTTATCTTCTAACTCAGTTAATgactacttttttattttgttttctgtaaGATTTGATGGTAATACAAGAAACAATTaaaggaattttttatttctgtataaacataaataagagTACTATTTATCGACCTGCTCTCCTGGCTAATAATCTTTAAATCGTGATATATGGAACTCACCTATGTTTACTTtctaaatattagaaaaagataATGTTTTCACTGTGGTTTTACTGTTATCAAACGGATGTACGCTTCCTGAATGTTTACCTCAACATAAATCATAAAACAACATATCATAAAGTAACATTCAGTTTTGATTAACGTAAAATGGATGAACAAGACCAAATCCAAAAACCGACtagtgaaattttattcaaaaagtgCTCCATTGAACTTTCGCCTCCTCATTATCGAAAGGAAgaggaatttttcaataaaacgaaCAATGATGAACCGAAAATCgttgattttaagaaaaaagaCCACAGTAGTTCAAATAAACCGACTATTACACCAAAACCGAAAATGACACCGCCCGATCTCAGgaaaatgaatataatgaaCGAAGGAAGCAACGGAGGcgcaaataaaaacataaaggAGATGAATAATCACTTTATAGATCAACTGAATAAGAAATTAGAAGgttagaattttaatttaataaagctggacattattttattaacaatcagaTGGCGtttatttataggttatatttacaaagtttgaatgttttattaatagAGTAAGTGGAATCGTACTGTTACTCTTTCTCATTCTAATAGCAGTTCATGCCAACTTTACAAACTCTCAaaaatattaactctatggttTTAGTAACAGTAACATATCTCTATGGCTTTATAGCTTTGTTCGCAGGTTTGATTCCAAACTAATTCGAAGATTAGTTCATGCATAATGCCAAAAAATATAGTGTATTAAGTAACTTTTTATTCACTTGTTTCActgttaatattaaagatagagagagtGAGTTATAGGAGTTTATTCAAATCTAACTGTGGTATACCGATATTctttctttctctatttctattttgattagtTCACCATaatgttgaaattttgtgtGGTGAGAAAAGCAAAGGAAGAGAATAACAAGTTTTGGTTTTAATAGGTCATTTCGGTATGACATCACAACCAGCCGCCATATTGAggtatattgaaattgaaattattattagtagtaggtttttatttttatggtcAATGatgttcatttaaatttaaaaagaagctcgaaataatcaaatatctatacaaaagtgaaaaaaatctttGTCTACCACCACAATATGGCCGACTTTTCTAATATAACTATAACGATGCTCTTTCTTTCTCATTCAATAGTATAATTACACTTATATCtatctctatctttaatattaactctatgtaGTACGAACCGGATCAGAATACGTTAAATATGATGACGTCATTGGTAGTATTTAATAACCTCTATAATGTGCCCAAATAACGTGACAATATACATTCCACAGGAATGACCAGGGAAAGTTTGGATACATATAAAAATCAGGAAGTAGAAAAGGATAATCCGATAAAAAGTAACGATGACAATAAACTTGTGaaagaagatttcaaaaatgaattgaCTAAAAAATTGAACGTTGGGTTTAATGAAGCCGTTCAACTTCATTCTCCCCCAAGTAACAAACATCAATTGGAGCAACAAATCGAGATTGGTACTAATAAAAACGagattatagaagaaaaaattaacctaGAACAATCAGTTGGTTTGTTAAAAGGTGAATTCACTCTGAATCAAGGTCGATTCActaacttgactttccgtttgctgttaaaaattaaaaacatcatTCATAGTTGCCATTTGAAGTCGCCATCTGCGTTGGTGACAACATAAACTAATTTTATCTAAGAGCCAATCACATCAAACCAACAATATCACGAAAACAGAAATCAATACACATCAAAAAGAATAACGTAGAGTGTAGAATTTGCGTCACCAACGGCAAAcggaaaatcaaatttatgaatagGCCTAAAAACTTTGATTTATATTAACGTTAGCGGCAACGTAGGTATAACTATTTTCAGCTTTACAcataaataaagataaacatAGTGACGAAGAGAGACATGTCGATAATACAGTGGGTGGGGTTAGCAAGAAGAAAGAAGACATGGCGACATTACGTCCAAAATCTCCACGTCCTGTCCCTTTGAAAGgcgaaaaagaagaaacaatttGGGATAAAATTGGTACATTAGGACGTAAAAAACGAATTAAGGAAGGTAAGTTTTGTGGGTCTGATTGTTTGATAAACTTAACACATTTCCATATATGGTTGTGATTGTTGACATTTGTATAAACCAGTACAAGgtgaattcaataaatttattatttcgtaGTTCAAGAAGTACAAGCAGAAGGAAAATATGCTATCGATTCGCCTGGATGTCCTACGGCTCCCGTTATACCACCCGAAGATTACAATCTTGGTAAgcttatttatttctattataattatattattataaattttatttttggtgttttagaagATAACGAAGAAAGATGTATGATAGCTCAACGAGCTTACGACGATCCTAAATTTTACGAATTACTTAACGTTTTGAAAGAATGGATAAACGACGAACTTGCTTCTCAAAGGATAATTGTTCAGGATTTATCAGAGGATCTATACGATGGTCAAGTGTTGCAAAAGCTTCTTGAAAAACTTACGGGAGATAAATTCGATGTTCCCGAAGTGACTCAATCGGAGGAAGGACAGAAACAGAAATTAATGGTCGTCCTTGACCATTTTAATAAAGTAAGTCACATAACATCAATAAAATAgctataaatttgtttattttatgatttgGACCTTGTTTATTAAATCAGATCAGATTTCATCATctaattatcataaattgattaaatattgttataacaaatattttagaatatatcTGAGGCTTCTGAGAATGTTTTTGACCATTTTAATTAAGAAAGTGACATTACGTCAATAAAATTGCTATAAATTCTGAAAAAGTTTTGACCATTTTAATGAAGAAAGTGacattatttcaatgaaattgttataactttctttttttttgttaatttgtacGATATCTATTAAATCATATCAGGTTTCTTTATCTAATCAtcataaattgataaaacattgccataacaaatattttaaaatacttctCAGGCTTCTAGGCAATTGCTTATATCTCACTAATATTGCATAGTTTTACTGATTTTTATAGGTATTGGGCATTCAAAAATTATCTCACAATAAATGGAATGTAGAATCAATTCATTCTAAAAATATAGTTGCTATAACTCATCTACTGGTAGCTCTAGCAAGGCACTTTAGACCTCCTGTGAGGTTACCAGAACATGTTTCAGTTGAAGTCGTAGTAGTTCAAAAGGCAAACGGGAGATTGATACACAAAACAGTTAGAGAAAGTTTAACAAAAGCTTACGATGATGTCGGAATGAGATGTGAGAGGGATGCttttgatacattatttgatCATGCTCCTGATAAACTCCAAGTTGTCAAAAAGTCGTTAGTAACGTTTGTAAACAAACATTTAAACAAGATGAATTTTGAGGTAACAGAAATTGAAAGTCAGTTCCACGATGGTGTTTATTTGATAATGTTAATGGGTCTATTAGAAGGGTTTTTTGTTCCCCATTATAGCTTTCATTTAACCCCGCACGAATTCGATCAGAAAGTACATAATGTTAATTTTGCTTTTGAGCTTATGGAGGAAGTTGGTTTACAGAAACCAAAAGCAAGACCTGAAGGTGAGATTTGACTTTAAATgccatttaaaaatatcattttgttaactatgtttattttttttcctagaTGTTGTTAATATGGATTTGAAATCGACTCTAAGAGTGTTGTACAACTTATTTTTGCGTTACAGaacaataatatgaaaagaAGTGCCTTAATCTGCCTATTAGAAACTAATATTGACTCTAATGTAAATAACATTTgttaaatagtgaaaatatttaattaacgaaatgttttataaattattaatcaaattacaGAAGTTATTAACTTatttaacttgaaatttgaatctcttgaatatatttttgacatattttaatatttattactgcCAAAGTCATGAAACATATAAAACAAGTAACTACAACAGTAAAATCATATTGGGAAacatatttcttcttttctagaACTAGTTATGCAATTTCGAGTGTCGAAAGTATTGAGATTTTAGTTTTCACTCTCCTTTTTAGCTATTTTCTCCACTACTCTCCTTTGCTACTTCATTTGTTTGTCGTATTTTATTTCCCTTTCCTCTTCTACTTATTCTATCtaagttttcttatttttctgtTACTTTTCTAATCAAGTTTTATGATGTTTTTCTCCTCATGTGTCCGTACCAGTTCAAACATTATTTTGTTTCCTAGATGTGGTTAATATGGGTTTGAAATAGACTCAAAAggataaaatggaaaaaagtgcCTTAATCTCTTCCATTTTTCATACTTCATTCGtcatattttttcctttttcttcctCCCTTCTTGAGCTACTTGTTATAGCAAAGTTTACCTGGGTCTTAATATCCTTCATTCTTTTTACAGCAGAGGTATATAGATTCATGCAAATCGTTTTGACTTTAGTCCTTTAGAAGTTTTGCCACTTTTTTGACTACAGTAGCAGAACGATTTAAAACCAGCagatataaatgaatattgaatacCCATTATAAAAATTCCTATTTCCATTTATTGAGACTAAAATCAATCAGTGATGCCTTTTCTTATTCAAGCCGAGTTTTCCTGGATCTTCCTTTCCTTTTTCTCTTATCTCTTTTTGcttctttaatttttcttataagcCTGGTGTTCTCTATGTGTCTATACCAGTTTAAGCATTATTTTAATTCCTATATGAGCTTTCCTATAACTATCTTCTTTCTTATCTTGTCCTTCCTCATTATTTTCCTTAGTTGCTTAATTTCTGCTGCTAACCTAACCCAGGAAAACGTacttaacattttgaaaataatgaaaatgtaattgttt
This window encodes:
- the LOC130899033 gene encoding beta-parvin codes for the protein MDEQDQIQKPTSEILFKKCSIELSPPHYRKEEEFFNKTNNDEPKIVDFKKKDHSSSNKPTITPKPKMTPPDLRKMNIMNEGSNGGANKNIKEMNNHFIDQLNKKLEGMTRESLDTYKNQEVEKDNPIKSNDDNKLVKEDFKNELTKKLNVGFNEAVQLHSPPSNKHQLEQQIEIGTNKNEIIEEKINLEQSVGLLKALHINKDKHSDEERHVDNTVGGVSKKKEDMATLRPKSPRPVPLKGEKEETIWDKIGTLGRKKRIKEVQEVQAEGKYAIDSPGCPTAPVIPPEDYNLEDNEERCMIAQRAYDDPKFYELLNVLKEWINDELASQRIIVQDLSEDLYDGQVLQKLLEKLTGDKFDVPEVTQSEEGQKQKLMVVLDHFNKVLGIQKLSHNKWNVESIHSKNIVAITHLLVALARHFRPPVRLPEHVSVEVVVVQKANGRLIHKTVRESLTKAYDDVGMRCERDAFDTLFDHAPDKLQVVKKSLVTFVNKHLNKMNFEVTEIESQFHDGVYLIMLMGLLEGFFVPHYSFHLTPHEFDQKVHNVNFAFELMEEVGLQKPKARPEDVVNMDLKSTLRVLYNLFLRYRTII
- the LOC130899032 gene encoding structural maintenance of chromosomes protein 4, with protein sequence MPSIVMTEKQKQKRKSIVQKNSVEEEQSEDELHLSDDDDVNIIDGIRIPPATKPTCSFDPTGPRLIITKITNNFFKSYAEEQVLGPFHKCFNAIIGPNGSGKSNVIDSMLFVFGYRATKIRSKKVSVLLHNSDKYRNVQSCTVSVHFAQIIDKSGDDYDIVPGSEFVVSRTANKDNSSYYTLDGKKVQFKEVGKLLKSHGIDLDHNRFLILQGEVEQIAMMKCKADNEHDSGMLEYLEDIIGTNRYKKPLTQVHERVEYLTEHRTEKLNRLNLVQREMEELKEPMEEAVGFLKTENKVVTSKNFLFQKNIYSFQKKLEKYDEEKKTILEEQQDYEENLKKLNEEKAEKEKILKKKASTYEHLRKRKEDLTEAFNKANNKDVQLQETMMQTNNTRKKTKELLIEEKKKLEKLQKVPEESEKGIEECERKIEEVTVKKEKYEEEKTKLLSTLRTQTVALQEKKDVLQNELIGLKKSVDETKSSYVLAESELKIYVSSEENEKDKLENLIKEYETSQATIEERTKQIGLLKKKIPATEKSLNDASSELNVLRYQESQLISNIRSNRAQVEEKRSSMQASKSRGKVLDSLMAQKRDGNCPGLYGRLGDLGAIDQKYDVAISTACGPLDNIVVDNVGTAQWCIEFLKKYDLGRATFIALDKQEHLRQYTTSKIKTPENVHRLYDLIQVQDEDVRTAFYYALRDTLVADDLEQATRIAYGQQRFRVVTLKGDLIEMTGTMSGGGKQVSRGRMGQSVRVSNVNPREIQSLEEDLEQMEQKVRELRQKQASLESQINTLQPELRQMKYDLEKFSMELKGLQQQQPILEKQIKEQKTKSKMTKANPAQVRKLTKVMEEKKELYDAAAERAGVIQSQVDKINAEIEEKTSGKMKLVDKNLNEAIKVIDKCKAEITRLMVAVTTSERNTKKSQQKIKTMEEDIVNMENRLRQMKTERTEIEEDAAKLLECIKEITTQLAEGEESFADLKKEVANLIKQENKLKSEKVDIDQKLKTVNGKINECKSAIHQLEVKISHLKLQDIPNESTVDLEKYTHEELLEKDAKEVEKELEAAETHLRVAKPNLNAIEEYRNKQMVYIERSKELEEISMKRMEMRKLFDNLKSRRREEFIIGYNIIKLKLKEMYQMITLGGDADFELVDTYDPFSEGIQFNVRPPKKSWKKISNLSGGEKTLSSLALVFALHYYKPSPLYVMDEIDAALDFKNVSIVGNYIKQRTKNAQFIIISLRSNMFELCDNLVGIYKTFDCTKSITIDPRIHDHREVPSDKILVMSEDKQTTDFFNKEQEITDENGGNVENIPVEDSDMSEDGPSTSKEID